One Sulfolobus sp. S-194 DNA segment encodes these proteins:
- a CDS encoding DUF1464 family protein has translation MRFIGIDPGSNTFAVAEVNELGILLSYKEVPTSLIPHYALSLVREIIRVRPLLVALPSGHGLPFYKVNKLTEKEIFLLSLADPKKEGPLRNFLRSSIWLNNAFVIPSVIELDSVPRYRKVNVIDMGTADKVASAFFYRTLYDSFVLVEVGSNFSALIIVVNGKIIDGFGGTIIPGPTSAGFIDGEVAYLLHKYAKITKDVIYSHGNWERGKELIRIIAEWYSAKFDIPIIISGKRKDELDFGKKFEFKFKEAAVGSAYIANAVGGGIYRKYLDMLKSSNTAISYVRLKGWEEIISLIKT, from the coding sequence ATGAGGTTTATCGGAATAGACCCAGGGAGTAATACATTTGCTGTTGCCGAAGTAAACGAGCTAGGTATTTTACTCTCATATAAAGAGGTTCCTACATCTTTAATTCCTCATTATGCTTTATCGTTGGTTAGGGAAATAATAAGAGTTAGACCGTTATTAGTTGCACTTCCATCTGGGCATGGTTTACCTTTCTATAAAGTAAATAAGTTAACAGAAAAAGAGATCTTTCTTTTATCATTAGCCGATCCTAAAAAAGAAGGACCTCTTAGGAATTTTTTAAGAAGCTCTATATGGTTAAACAATGCATTTGTGATCCCGAGTGTTATAGAGCTTGATAGTGTTCCTAGATATAGAAAGGTTAACGTAATAGACATGGGTACTGCAGATAAAGTAGCTTCAGCATTTTTCTATAGGACTTTATATGATAGTTTTGTTTTAGTAGAAGTAGGAAGTAATTTTTCTGCTCTTATTATAGTCGTTAACGGTAAAATTATTGATGGGTTTGGTGGTACTATTATACCAGGTCCTACTTCTGCTGGTTTCATAGATGGTGAAGTTGCTTATCTTTTACACAAATATGCTAAGATAACCAAGGATGTAATATATAGTCATGGTAATTGGGAAAGAGGAAAAGAGTTAATTAGAATAATCGCTGAATGGTATTCCGCTAAATTTGACATTCCAATTATTATTTCTGGGAAAAGAAAGGACGAACTGGATTTTGGAAAGAAGTTCGAATTCAAGTTTAAGGAAGCTGCTGTTGGCTCAGCATATATTGCTAATGCTGTTGGTGGTGGTATTTATAGGAAATACTTAGATATGTTAAAAAGCTCTAATACAGCAATATCATATGTGAGATTAAAGGGATGGGAAGAGATTATTTCCTTGATAAAGACCTAA
- a CDS encoding ABC transporter ATP-binding protein, giving the protein MLCIHVNNVEKRYGNLIALNGISFDINCNEKWALLGPNGAGKSTLLKILAGLIRPDKGEVKIMDKDPSSIEIRKILGYLPEDADPFPGLSVIDNLKFVASLRNVDESKIYDLLDILDLRHYMNYKASTLSRGNKQKLAIAMAILHEPNIILLDEPLNYLDIPTQETVIELLKKMNTLLVSTHILSVADKLATKILVISNGIIRWMGDFVELKKMASENEPIEHIIARLIKGYY; this is encoded by the coding sequence ATGTTATGTATCCATGTAAATAACGTAGAAAAAAGATATGGCAATTTAATAGCATTAAACGGAATTTCCTTTGATATAAACTGTAATGAAAAATGGGCATTACTGGGGCCTAATGGTGCTGGTAAAAGTACTTTATTAAAAATTTTGGCTGGATTAATAAGACCAGATAAAGGAGAAGTTAAGATTATGGATAAAGATCCATCTTCCATAGAAATAAGAAAAATTCTTGGATATCTACCGGAAGATGCTGACCCTTTTCCAGGTCTTTCTGTTATAGACAATTTGAAATTTGTAGCCTCATTAAGAAATGTGGATGAAAGCAAAATATACGACTTATTAGATATATTAGACTTGCGCCATTACATGAATTATAAGGCTTCTACATTATCTAGAGGAAATAAACAAAAATTAGCTATTGCAATGGCTATTCTGCATGAACCTAACATTATTCTACTAGATGAGCCTTTGAATTACCTTGATATTCCAACACAAGAGACTGTAATAGAACTGCTAAAGAAAATGAACACTCTACTGGTTTCAACTCATATACTTTCAGTTGCAGATAAATTAGCAACAAAAATTTTGGTTATTTCAAATGGTATTATAAGATGGATGGGTGATTTCGTCGAGCTTAAGAAAATGGCTAGTGAGAACGAACCTATTGAACATATTATAGCTAGGCTAATTAAAGGATACTATTAG
- a CDS encoding GNAT family N-acetyltransferase → MSIEELITSSLSKYDSYYALKNAKSSKILIQKYNGKEIGFAELKKYKNIGAIFYVGILPEYRGKGFGKELIKKAEEIFKRKNIDIIVASTKSENIAAIKLFKSLNYTIFNKKYVKNKIIELLDAYEDDTIVCKELNENIECGKIIFK, encoded by the coding sequence ATGAGCATTGAAGAGCTAATAACTTCTTCTCTTTCTAAATATGATAGCTATTACGCATTAAAAAATGCTAAATCCTCAAAAATTTTGATACAAAAATATAACGGAAAAGAAATAGGATTTGCGGAACTGAAAAAATATAAAAATATTGGAGCAATATTCTATGTAGGTATCTTACCAGAATACAGAGGTAAAGGTTTTGGTAAAGAATTAATAAAGAAAGCTGAAGAGATATTTAAGAGAAAAAATATTGATATTATTGTGGCTTCAACAAAAAGTGAAAACATTGCAGCAATTAAACTGTTCAAGAGTTTGAATTACACCATATTTAATAAAAAATATGTAAAGAATAAAATCATTGAGTTATTGGACGCGTACGAAGATGATACTATTGTTTGCAAAGAATTAAATGAAAACATAGAATGTGGAAAGATAATATTTAAGTAA
- the rpsJ gene encoding 30S ribosomal protein S10, producing MPTKARIRLWSTNIENLNFVVNQIKTLAQKTGVEISGPIPLPTSRMEVPVMRLPHGEGKKKWEHWEMKIHKRIIDIASDERVMRQLMRVRVPDDVYIEIELI from the coding sequence ATGCCTACTAAGGCGAGAATTAGACTTTGGAGTACTAATATAGAGAATTTGAACTTTGTAGTGAATCAAATAAAAACTTTGGCTCAAAAAACTGGAGTTGAAATAAGTGGACCTATTCCATTACCAACTTCAAGAATGGAAGTTCCAGTAATGAGATTACCACACGGTGAAGGAAAGAAAAAATGGGAGCATTGGGAAATGAAAATACATAAAAGAATAATTGATATAGCATCTGATGAAAGAGTTATGAGGCAATTAATGAGAGTAAGGGTACCAGACGATGTGTATATAGAGATAGAATTAATATAA